Proteins encoded in a region of the Apium graveolens cultivar Ventura unplaced genomic scaffold, ASM990537v1 ctg3885, whole genome shotgun sequence genome:
- the LOC141701462 gene encoding uncharacterized protein LOC141701462, protein MNNETEYEAPIAGLGLAGTLKVKNLKVCGDLKLVVSRVKGEFEARDETMEKYVHLVRAVMTQFDECHIDYIPREENVKVDALSKFASSEVEESSGSVYFRVLKIRSIDVKFVAPIGLGGSWIDPIKAHMQTGWLPNDVMEAQKLAVQALRYYLIEGILYKRSYVFPYLKCLRPDEARLALKEVHEGICGQHLETGPLRTR, encoded by the coding sequence ATGAACAATGAGACTGAGTATGAAGCTCCTATCGCTGGACTAGGCCTAGCTGGGACATTGAAGGTCAAGAACTTGAAAGTGTGTGGGGATTTGAAACTTGTAGTGTCCCGGGTCAAGGGAGAGTTCGAAGCAAGAGACGAGACCATGGAGAAGTATGTACACCTAGTGagagctgtgatgactcaattcgacGAGTGTCATATCGATTATATCCCAAGAGAAGAAAATGTTAAGGTGGATGCATTGTCCAAATTTGCTTCCTCGGAAGTGGAAGAAAGTTCTGGGAGTGTGTACTTTCGTGTCTTAAAAatacggagcattgatgttaagttTGTTGCCCCCATAGGGCTTGGGggatcatggatagatcccattaaggcccatatgCAAACTGGATGGCTCCCAAATGATGTGATGGAAGCGCAAAAATTAGCTGTGCAAGCACTGAGATACTATTTGATCGAAGGAATCTTATACAAGAGATCTTATGTGTTTCCTTACCTTAAATGCCTTAGGCCCGACGAGGCGCGATTGGCCCttaaagaagtacatgaaggtatttgtggacaacacttggagACAGGGCCCTTGCGCacaagataa